In a single window of the Desulfuromonadales bacterium genome:
- a CDS encoding ATP-binding protein: MMNLKPEVVAQLERVLGSVEMLLPKAVARIDWAICHAANWRRHSFSGFLEPVKVTDSTTLDELLGVDQQKEIMINNTRQFLAGLPANNALLWGSRGTGKSSLVKALLNEFAPKGLRVIQVEKEDLIYLSEIFTAVENQPFRFILLCDDLTFEVGELSYKMLKSALDGSVYSAPENVLIYVTSNRRHLLPEYESDHLGGKFVKGELQQSEAMEEKVSLSDRFGLWVPFHVFTQDRYLDAVRLCVERHARERRVEIPWSKELEQAAIQWTHDKSKRCGRTAFQFSKNWVGRYLLPTMGV, encoded by the coding sequence ATGATGAACCTCAAACCCGAAGTCGTGGCCCAGCTCGAGCGCGTGCTCGGCTCCGTCGAAATGCTTCTCCCCAAGGCCGTTGCCCGCATCGACTGGGCCATCTGCCACGCCGCCAACTGGCGCCGCCACTCCTTTTCCGGCTTTCTCGAGCCGGTTAAGGTGACCGACAGCACCACTCTCGATGAACTGCTCGGCGTTGATCAGCAGAAAGAGATCATGATCAACAATACGCGTCAGTTCCTCGCCGGCCTGCCGGCCAACAACGCCCTGCTCTGGGGCTCGCGCGGCACCGGCAAATCGTCCCTGGTCAAGGCCCTGCTCAACGAGTTCGCCCCCAAGGGGCTGCGCGTCATTCAGGTCGAGAAGGAGGACCTGATCTACCTCTCCGAAATTTTCACCGCCGTCGAGAACCAGCCCTTCCGCTTCATCCTGCTCTGCGACGACCTCACCTTCGAGGTTGGCGAACTGAGCTACAAGATGCTCAAGAGCGCTCTCGACGGCTCGGTCTATTCGGCTCCCGAAAACGTCCTGATCTATGTCACCTCCAACCGCCGTCACCTCCTCCCCGAGTACGAGTCCGACCACCTCGGCGGCAAGTTCGTCAAGGGGGAACTGCAGCAGAGCGAGGCGATGGAGGAGAAGGTCTCCCTCTCCGACCGTTTCGGCCTATGGGTCCCCTTCCACGTCTTCACCCAGGACCGCTACCTCGACGCCGTGCGCCTCTGCGTCGAGCGGCATGCCCGCGAGCGCAGGGTGGAGATCCCCTGGAGCAAGGAACTGGAGCAGGCCGCCATCCAGTGGACCCACGACAAGAGCAAGCGCTGCGGCCGCACCGCCTTCCAGTTCTCCAAGAACTGGGTCGGCCGTTACCTGCTGCCGACGATGGGAGTCTGA
- a CDS encoding outer membrane beta-barrel protein, translating into MSDTRSICLLTLLAWLLLSAVAPQAVLAANGAFLQGVVGAGSFDADSLTFRLHPAESGKKEDLSTMPAIGFIGQHLFAGDRTQLGVEGGILFGWRSRSTSAVIASNQTVVKIDSSLWLLDLSAGVCLNQRLGSRWRLYLAAGPAMVFGEYDADEDVMATAGAVDPAAAPGVRNGSESAFGVGGYARAGLEYEFAPLSLLGFSVRGVATNMEFDSTVDSSRVRGVQAFVTFTRNFGRW; encoded by the coding sequence ATGTCCGACACCCGATCGATATGCCTGCTTACCCTGCTCGCCTGGTTACTGCTGTCGGCTGTCGCGCCACAGGCTGTGCTGGCCGCGAACGGCGCATTTCTGCAGGGAGTTGTCGGCGCCGGCAGTTTTGATGCCGACAGCCTGACCTTCCGACTTCATCCGGCGGAGTCCGGCAAGAAGGAGGACCTTTCCACCATGCCGGCCATCGGCTTCATCGGCCAGCACCTTTTCGCCGGCGACAGGACGCAATTGGGAGTCGAAGGCGGGATTTTGTTCGGTTGGCGTTCCCGCAGCACGTCTGCCGTGATCGCCTCGAACCAGACGGTGGTCAAGATCGACAGTTCCCTCTGGCTGCTCGATCTCTCGGCCGGGGTCTGTCTCAACCAGCGACTGGGATCACGGTGGCGGCTCTATCTGGCCGCCGGTCCGGCCATGGTCTTCGGAGAATACGATGCGGACGAAGACGTCATGGCAACGGCGGGAGCTGTTGACCCTGCTGCCGCTCCTGGCGTCCGGAACGGCAGCGAGTCGGCATTCGGTGTCGGCGGCTATGCCCGGGCCGGTCTCGAGTACGAATTTGCCCCGCTGTCCCTGCTCGGATTCAGCGTTCGCGGGGTGGCCACCAACATGGAGTTCGACAGCACGGTCGACTCATCCAGAGTCAGGGGTGTGCAGGCATTTGTCACCTTTACCCGGAATTTCGGGCGATGGTGA
- a CDS encoding YbaN family protein: MNGTRQQKQIATRSGSRARKWCLLAAGLLSTGLAILGIFLPLLPTVPLLLLAAACFARSSEPFYSWLLEHRHLGPLLQPYLKGSGIPRRAKVKAIALVWVTIPASALFLVPLFWVRVLMFVIALAVTLYLLRLPSSEDAAGQSTSPAP, encoded by the coding sequence ATGAACGGAACAAGGCAGCAGAAGCAAATCGCAACACGCTCCGGGAGCCGGGCCAGGAAGTGGTGCCTGCTAGCTGCGGGTTTGCTCAGCACCGGCCTGGCGATACTCGGCATCTTCCTTCCCCTGCTGCCGACCGTCCCTCTGCTGCTGCTGGCGGCCGCCTGCTTCGCCCGAAGTTCCGAGCCATTTTACAGCTGGCTTCTGGAGCACCGCCACCTCGGTCCGCTGCTTCAGCCCTACCTCAAAGGCTCCGGCATCCCCCGGCGTGCCAAGGTCAAGGCGATTGCCCTGGTCTGGGTCACGATCCCGGCCTCTGCCCTCTTCCTTGTCCCGCTTTTCTGGGTGAGGGTCCTGATGTTCGTTATCGCCCTGGCGGTCACGCTCTACCTCCTGCGGCTGCCGAGCTCTGAGGATGCTGCCGGCCAGTCGACCTCGCCTGCACCCTGA
- a CDS encoding ABC transporter ATP-binding protein yields MNDIIIRTDNLTKTYGTGAAASHALRGVSTSIPRGSFTCIVGPSGHGKSTLMHLLGGLDRPSAGSVEIDGVELTRLDSSSLARLRAKKIGFVFQFFNLLRNLTAAENVETAMMLSGVPERQQSTRAKEMLAQVGLAEKTGARPAELSGGQQQRVAIARALINDPDILLMDEPTGNLDSAAEAEIVEILHTLHRRGKTIVLVTHNDGIARQAQNVIRVQDGRISS; encoded by the coding sequence ATGAATGACATCATCATCCGCACCGACAACCTCACCAAGACCTACGGTACGGGCGCCGCGGCCAGCCATGCTCTGCGCGGCGTCTCCACGTCCATCCCGCGCGGTTCCTTCACCTGCATCGTCGGACCCTCTGGCCACGGCAAGAGCACCCTGATGCACCTGCTCGGGGGACTGGACCGTCCGAGCGCCGGCAGCGTCGAGATCGACGGCGTCGAACTGACCCGGCTCGACAGCAGCTCCCTGGCCCGGCTGCGGGCAAAGAAGATCGGCTTCGTCTTCCAGTTCTTCAACCTGCTGCGCAATCTCACGGCGGCAGAAAATGTGGAAACCGCCATGATGCTCTCGGGCGTACCGGAGCGGCAGCAGTCGACCCGGGCAAAGGAGATGCTGGCCCAGGTCGGGCTGGCCGAAAAAACCGGCGCCCGGCCTGCCGAGCTCTCCGGCGGCCAGCAGCAGCGGGTCGCCATTGCCAGGGCGCTGATCAACGATCCCGACATCCTGCTGATGGACGAACCGACCGGCAACCTCGACTCGGCGGCAGAGGCTGAGATCGTCGAGATTCTTCACACCCTGCACCGCCGCGGCAAGACCATCGTTCTCGTTACCCACAACGACGGCATCGCCCGCCAGGCGCAGAACGTCATCCGCGTTCAGGACGGCCGGATTTCGTCATAA
- a CDS encoding ABC transporter permease, with translation MTLGKLVFRNITRRRGRFIFTLLGITIGIASFVTFLSLGGSLKAEIHRESAALGANLVVTPKGSCAYEQVSILTGEQLPTTITAEEVAKIRAIKGITAIPYLTERTAVDNRPVTVLGILPDETKLFKGWEMARGAYLDTSAEEQAVVGAVLAAQFGLEPGSSLTIRGERLPVRGVLAETGSKDDLTVFLPLPIAQRLYGQGEMVSFVAVRVDDINQVDNYALKITEAVNLGVVSDKQMLKSVLSIIGTVNVTLQLIAAVAILAAAFGIINTMMTATYERKREIGILQALGARRRTIFAVFLLESAVYGLLGGLSGALGGLLFSALAAPHISQNTFTAFVKGSGSAGLADPGIILGAIAFSAVVAVVAGVYPAWRAARLSPVEAISYE, from the coding sequence ATGACCCTCGGAAAACTTGTCTTCAGGAACATCACCCGCCGGCGCGGCCGCTTCATTTTCACCCTGCTGGGGATCACCATCGGCATCGCCTCCTTCGTCACCTTCCTCTCCCTTGGTGGGAGCCTGAAGGCCGAAATCCACCGGGAGTCGGCCGCCCTCGGCGCCAACCTGGTCGTCACCCCGAAGGGCTCCTGCGCCTATGAGCAGGTCTCCATCCTCACCGGCGAACAGTTGCCGACAACCATCACCGCCGAAGAGGTGGCCAAAATACGGGCGATCAAGGGAATTACCGCGATCCCCTACCTGACCGAACGGACAGCCGTCGACAATCGCCCGGTGACCGTCCTCGGTATCCTGCCGGATGAAACGAAACTTTTCAAGGGGTGGGAGATGGCGCGGGGCGCTTACCTCGACACTTCGGCGGAGGAGCAGGCGGTGGTCGGCGCGGTCCTCGCTGCCCAGTTCGGCCTCGAGCCCGGCTCCTCTCTCACCATCCGCGGCGAACGGCTGCCGGTACGCGGAGTGCTTGCGGAAACCGGCAGCAAGGACGACCTTACCGTCTTTCTGCCGCTTCCCATCGCCCAGCGGCTCTATGGCCAGGGCGAGATGGTCTCCTTTGTAGCGGTGCGGGTCGACGACATCAACCAGGTTGACAACTACGCCCTGAAGATAACTGAAGCTGTCAATCTCGGGGTGGTCTCCGACAAGCAGATGCTCAAGTCGGTTCTCTCCATCATCGGCACCGTCAACGTCACGCTGCAACTGATCGCCGCCGTGGCGATTCTGGCGGCGGCCTTCGGCATCATCAACACCATGATGACCGCCACCTACGAGCGCAAGCGGGAGATCGGCATTCTGCAAGCCCTGGGCGCGCGGCGGCGGACAATCTTTGCCGTCTTCCTGCTCGAGTCGGCAGTTTACGGCCTGCTCGGCGGGCTCTCCGGGGCGCTCGGCGGGCTGCTCTTTTCGGCTCTGGCCGCACCGCATATCAGCCAGAACACCTTTACCGCCTTCGTCAAAGGGTCGGGCAGCGCCGGCCTGGCCGACCCGGGGATCATCCTCGGGGCCATCGCCTTCTCCGCCGTCGTCGCCGTCGTCGCCGGCGTTTATCCGGCCTGGCGGGCGGCGCGGCTCTCTCCCGTGGAGGCCATCAGCTATGAATGA
- a CDS encoding radical SAM protein encodes MNVLIVSTNRCREPAPVMPVGACLAAEAALRAGHQVELLDLMFAGDPVASLRRTLARLAPRVVGLSVRNLDNTSMEDPQNFVPELVPLARTVRSESAATFVLGGAAAGIMPEELLRLTGADWVVCGAGERTFPALLTALDAGGRPEEIPGLGWLETGGFRQGPAARECPGEFLFPDYSRWLDTSTYRRHGATAPVLSKRGCPFDCIYCPCPRIEGKSFRFASPERVAEEVVRLTAAGFRDIEFVDNVFNLPVEHALEICREITRRRLPVRLHTHELNPAFVDDELLTAMERAGFASVALTAESAATDVLAGLGKNFGTEELLRAAAAVRRHRLPCLWVFMLGGPGETADTVQETLEFARRQVRSGDAAFFAVGIRIYPGTHLERLARLEGIYTGRAEELLAPAFYLSPSLDLSALQHAVRAAVIERPNFIRTGMPTLRLLPGIRALAGLTGVRPPLWRYTALIRKLLGRLGIREKLTAKGESRGTPPPEQVATRTGETLLTRSDACD; translated from the coding sequence ATGAACGTTCTCATCGTCAGTACCAATCGCTGCCGTGAACCGGCGCCGGTCATGCCGGTCGGCGCCTGTCTGGCGGCGGAGGCGGCCCTGCGGGCCGGGCATCAGGTGGAACTGCTTGACCTGATGTTTGCCGGCGATCCGGTCGCCTCGCTGCGCCGAACCCTGGCCCGTCTCGCGCCCCGGGTGGTGGGGTTGTCGGTGCGCAACCTCGACAACACCAGCATGGAAGATCCGCAGAATTTCGTGCCGGAACTCGTCCCCCTGGCCCGGACGGTCCGATCCGAAAGCGCAGCGACGTTCGTCCTCGGCGGCGCGGCCGCCGGCATCATGCCGGAGGAACTGCTGCGCCTGACGGGGGCCGACTGGGTGGTGTGCGGAGCGGGGGAACGGACGTTTCCGGCCCTCCTCACCGCCCTGGACGCCGGCGGCCGCCCGGAGGAAATACCCGGCTTGGGCTGGCTGGAAACGGGCGGCTTTCGCCAAGGTCCGGCGGCGAGGGAATGCCCCGGGGAATTTCTCTTCCCCGATTATTCCCGCTGGCTGGATACGAGCACCTACCGCCGGCACGGGGCGACGGCGCCGGTGCTGAGCAAGCGGGGCTGCCCCTTTGACTGCATCTACTGCCCGTGTCCCCGGATCGAGGGAAAGAGCTTCCGCTTCGCCTCACCCGAGCGGGTGGCGGAAGAAGTGGTGCGACTGACCGCCGCCGGCTTCCGGGACATCGAGTTCGTCGACAACGTCTTCAATCTTCCGGTTGAGCACGCCCTGGAAATCTGCCGCGAAATCACCCGCCGGCGGCTGCCGGTGCGCCTCCACACGCATGAGCTCAATCCCGCCTTCGTCGACGACGAACTGCTCACCGCCATGGAACGAGCCGGCTTCGCCTCGGTCGCCCTCACCGCCGAAAGCGCTGCGACCGATGTGCTTGCCGGCCTGGGCAAGAACTTCGGAACGGAAGAACTGTTGCGCGCGGCCGCCGCCGTCCGCCGCCACCGTCTCCCCTGCCTCTGGGTCTTCATGCTGGGTGGCCCGGGCGAAACGGCCGACACGGTGCAGGAAACTCTCGAGTTCGCTCGCCGGCAGGTGCGCTCCGGAGACGCGGCCTTCTTTGCGGTCGGGATTCGGATCTATCCCGGCACCCACCTCGAACGGCTGGCCCGGCTGGAGGGAATTTACACGGGCAGGGCCGAAGAGTTGCTGGCGCCTGCCTTCTACCTTTCCCCATCACTCGATCTTTCGGCCCTGCAGCACGCCGTGCGGGCAGCCGTCATCGAACGGCCCAATTTCATTCGCACCGGCATGCCGACCTTGCGGCTGCTCCCCGGAATCCGGGCTCTCGCGGGATTAACCGGCGTGCGGCCGCCCCTCTGGCGCTACACGGCCCTCATCCGCAAGCTGCTCGGCAGACTGGGGATACGGGAAAAACTGACAGCGAAAGGGGAGAGCCGGGGAACACCGCCACCAGAGCAGGTCGCGACCCGAACCGGCGAAACCCTCTTGACACGCTCCGACGCCTGCGACTAA
- a CDS encoding rhodanese-related (seleno)protein, producing the protein MRRQWFILLAALLAAALLSGMGKSPTAEEVPRITVEELKAELGSPDLVVIDVRTDKDWKESDRKIAGAAREDSSTPQKWAGNYAKEKKIVLYCAUQSEGTSARVALKLIGMGYTKVYALQGGWKAWSEAGYPVEPK; encoded by the coding sequence ATGCGCAGACAGTGGTTCATCCTTCTTGCGGCCCTATTGGCTGCAGCACTCCTCAGCGGGATGGGGAAATCTCCGACAGCCGAGGAGGTTCCCCGGATAACGGTTGAAGAGTTGAAAGCAGAGCTCGGCTCCCCTGACCTGGTCGTCATCGACGTCCGCACGGACAAGGACTGGAAAGAGAGCGACCGGAAGATTGCCGGTGCGGCCAGGGAGGACTCTTCGACGCCGCAAAAGTGGGCCGGCAACTATGCGAAGGAGAAGAAGATCGTCCTCTACTGCGCCTGACAGTCGGAAGGAACCAGTGCCCGTGTGGCACTGAAACTGATCGGGATGGGCTATACGAAGGTTTACGCCCTTCAGGGTGGCTGGAAGGCATGGTCAGAGGCCGGATATCCGGTGGAACCGAAGTAA